Proteins encoded together in one Microbacterium oxydans window:
- a CDS encoding RluA family pseudouridine synthase, which yields MESRSLPVPDGLDGTRVDAALAKLMGFSRTFAADVAAAGGVRLDGVTLDKSDRLRGGGWLDVEWQPKEAPKIVPIAVPELGIVYDDDDIVVVDKPTGVAAHPSVGWEGPTVVGALAAAGFRVATSGAPERQGVVHRLDVGTSGLMVVAKSEHAYTVLKQAFKDRTVEKIYHAVVQGHPDPLAGTIDAPIGRHPNHSWKFAVVPDGKPSVTHYETLEAFPGASLLEIHLETGRTHQIRVHMAAHRHPCVGDPLYGADPTMSARLGLTRQWLHAHQLAFAHPTTGDWVQFESPYPEDFRHALDVLRGE from the coding sequence GTGGAGTCGCGTTCCCTCCCCGTCCCTGACGGCTTGGACGGCACCCGCGTCGACGCAGCCCTGGCGAAGCTCATGGGCTTCTCCCGCACGTTCGCGGCCGATGTCGCCGCGGCCGGCGGGGTGCGACTGGACGGTGTGACGCTCGACAAGTCCGACCGCCTGCGCGGCGGTGGATGGCTCGACGTGGAATGGCAGCCGAAGGAGGCGCCGAAGATCGTCCCGATCGCGGTGCCGGAGCTCGGCATCGTGTACGACGACGACGACATCGTCGTGGTAGACAAGCCGACGGGCGTCGCCGCACATCCCTCGGTCGGCTGGGAGGGCCCCACGGTCGTCGGCGCCCTCGCCGCAGCGGGTTTCCGCGTCGCCACCAGCGGTGCCCCGGAGCGTCAGGGCGTCGTGCATCGGCTCGACGTCGGCACCAGTGGGCTGATGGTGGTCGCGAAGTCCGAACACGCCTACACGGTGTTGAAGCAGGCTTTCAAGGACCGTACGGTCGAGAAGATCTACCACGCGGTCGTGCAGGGGCACCCCGACCCCCTGGCGGGGACGATCGACGCGCCGATCGGGCGCCACCCGAACCACTCCTGGAAGTTCGCCGTCGTCCCGGACGGAAAGCCGTCGGTCACGCACTACGAGACGCTCGAGGCATTCCCGGGGGCGTCGCTGCTCGAGATCCATCTCGAGACCGGCCGCACGCACCAGATCCGCGTGCACATGGCGGCGCACCGGCATCCCTGCGTCGGCGACCCGCTCTACGGAGCCGATCCGACCATGTCGGCCCGGCTCGGCCTCACCCGGCAGTGGCTGCACGCGCACCAGCTGGCGTTCGCCCACCCGACCACGGGGGACTGGGTGCAGTTCGAGTCCCCGTATCCCGAGGACTTCCGTCACGCCCTCGACGTGCTGCGCGGCGAGTAG
- a CDS encoding DivIVA domain-containing protein, with translation MALTPDDVVTKQFQHVRFKDGFDPDEVDDFLDEIVIEWRKALEENVELKAKLAAYESGATPAAAEPVAAPAPEAPAPVAEVPAEPAPTGSATATAGIIELAQRLHDEHVAEGEAKRNALIAEAETEVARIRTEAEAKQREESARLERERNTLEARITELRNFERDYRTQLRGYIEGQLRELDEKSASTDSTPVSAIGL, from the coding sequence ATGGCACTTACCCCGGATGACGTCGTCACCAAGCAGTTCCAGCACGTCCGCTTCAAGGACGGCTTCGACCCGGACGAGGTGGACGACTTCCTCGACGAGATCGTCATCGAGTGGCGCAAGGCTCTCGAGGAGAACGTCGAGCTGAAGGCCAAGCTGGCCGCGTACGAGTCCGGTGCGACTCCCGCCGCCGCCGAGCCCGTCGCCGCTCCCGCGCCGGAGGCTCCCGCGCCCGTCGCCGAGGTTCCCGCCGAGCCCGCGCCGACCGGCTCCGCCACCGCGACCGCCGGCATCATCGAGCTCGCGCAGCGTCTGCACGACGAGCACGTCGCCGAGGGTGAGGCGAAGCGCAACGCGCTCATCGCCGAGGCCGAGACCGAGGTCGCCCGCATCCGCACCGAGGCCGAGGCCAAGCAGCGCGAGGAATCGGCCCGTCTGGAGCGCGAGCGCAACACGCTCGAGGCCCGTATCACCGAACTCCGCAACTTCGAGCGCGACTACCGCACGCAGCTGCGAGGCTACATCGAGGGCCAGCTCCGCGAGCTCGACGAGAAGTCGGCGTCCACGGACTCCACGCCCGTCTCCGCGATCGGTCTGTAA
- a CDS encoding FtsQ-type POTRA domain-containing protein, with product MRRPAPLPTTPDRPGEKDAAPEPPARPRRRDVRSEETLPAPDDPTPGGAAPDGSVADAGEEPQSTSTMDVWRAARARRKALRAEIRRFTQRSRRRRIVWLSAIGAVVLLIGGSVVAAYSPLFAVQKITVVGATSLDASAIEAALDAQMGTPLALVDTSEVKAALLKFPLIETYSLEARPPHDLTVRIVERTPVGVIRSDAGYTLVDAAGVALSTTAEPPAGQPVIEVTGGVDSAAFRGAGLVVRSLPAEVRTVLTGVRATTPDDVTLTLRSGMTVVWGSAEQSALKAIVLSAAMVKNPNAASIDVTSPHVAVVG from the coding sequence ATGCGCCGGCCCGCACCGCTTCCGACCACCCCGGACAGGCCGGGGGAGAAGGACGCCGCGCCGGAGCCTCCCGCACGTCCGCGGCGACGGGACGTCCGTTCCGAGGAGACCCTCCCGGCGCCGGATGACCCGACACCGGGTGGCGCCGCACCCGATGGATCGGTGGCGGACGCCGGGGAGGAACCGCAGTCGACGTCCACGATGGACGTGTGGCGTGCCGCGCGCGCCCGGCGCAAGGCTCTTCGCGCCGAGATCCGTCGCTTCACGCAGCGCTCCCGGCGTCGCCGGATCGTCTGGCTCAGCGCCATCGGGGCCGTGGTCCTGCTGATCGGCGGAAGCGTGGTCGCGGCGTACAGTCCGCTGTTCGCCGTCCAGAAGATCACCGTGGTCGGCGCGACGAGCCTCGACGCCTCCGCGATCGAGGCCGCGCTGGACGCGCAGATGGGCACCCCTCTCGCCCTCGTCGACACCAGCGAGGTGAAGGCCGCGCTGCTCAAGTTCCCGCTCATCGAGACGTACTCGCTGGAAGCGCGCCCGCCGCACGATCTCACGGTGCGGATCGTCGAGCGCACCCCGGTCGGCGTGATCCGATCGGATGCCGGCTACACGCTCGTGGACGCCGCCGGCGTCGCGCTCTCGACCACCGCGGAACCGCCCGCGGGCCAGCCGGTGATCGAGGTCACCGGCGGCGTCGATTCGGCCGCGTTCCGAGGAGCCGGTCTCGTGGTCCGCTCGCTGCCGGCCGAGGTCCGCACGGTGCTGACGGGTGTGCGCGCGACCACGCCCGATGACGTGACCCTGACCCTCCGCAGCGGCATGACCGTGGTGTGGGGGAGCGCGGAGCAGTCGGCGCTCAAGGCGATCGTCCTGTCCGCGGCGATGGTGAAGAATCCGAACGCGGCATCGATCGACGTCACGTCTCCGCACGTCGCCGTCGTCGGCTGA
- a CDS encoding GNAT family N-acetyltransferase, with protein sequence MTIEVRPATVFDDVATLVGPKKPTSNVCFCLSYRIGSKENVALKGQERADRVRELCHQDPPPGVIAYLDDEPVGWAALHPRSDTSFARNLLIPAVDDLDVWSLWCFRVRPGHRKQGISHALIEGAVAYARERGAPAIEGYPVDNGGERVNLTMAYVGTRSLFESAGFVKAADTGSVLDGFPRVLMRLDLSPSRTAPKKA encoded by the coding sequence ATGACCATCGAGGTTCGTCCTGCGACCGTGTTCGACGACGTCGCGACGCTCGTCGGGCCGAAGAAGCCGACGTCGAACGTGTGCTTCTGCCTGAGCTATCGCATCGGCAGCAAGGAGAACGTGGCGCTGAAGGGGCAGGAGCGTGCCGACCGTGTGCGTGAGCTGTGCCATCAGGATCCTCCGCCCGGCGTCATCGCGTATCTCGACGACGAACCGGTCGGCTGGGCGGCTCTGCACCCGCGGAGCGACACGAGTTTCGCGCGCAATCTGCTGATCCCCGCCGTCGACGACCTCGATGTGTGGTCGCTGTGGTGCTTCCGGGTGCGTCCCGGACACCGCAAGCAGGGCATCTCCCACGCGCTGATCGAGGGAGCGGTGGCCTACGCGCGGGAGAGAGGTGCCCCGGCGATCGAGGGCTACCCGGTCGACAACGGCGGGGAGAGGGTGAACCTGACCATGGCCTACGTCGGCACGCGGTCGCTGTTCGAGAGCGCCGGTTTCGTGAAGGCGGCCGACACCGGGTCGGTGCTCGACGGCTTCCCGCGCGTGCTGATGCGGCTCGATCTGAGCCCGTCGCGGACGGCGCCGAAGAAAGCGTGA
- a CDS encoding YggS family pyridoxal phosphate-dependent enzyme produces the protein MTSTVDGQAPSGLAERLTAIDERIAAAARAVARDPGEITRIVVTKFHPASLVRDLHALGVQDVGENRQQELSAKESELSALDLRWHFIGQGQTNKAAAIRRSADVVHSVDRSRFADALHRAADGDDVLDVLVQINLTDDPGRGGVAPVEAAALAEHVLTLPSLRLRGVMAVAPLDEEPAAAFARLRTVADAVRAVEPSASWISAGMTGDFVEAIAAGATHLRIGSAITGPRPDRG, from the coding sequence GTGACCTCGACGGTCGACGGCCAGGCGCCATCCGGCCTGGCCGAGCGGTTGACCGCGATCGATGAGCGCATCGCGGCCGCCGCTCGTGCCGTGGCGAGGGACCCGGGGGAGATCACCCGGATCGTGGTGACGAAGTTCCACCCGGCGTCCCTCGTGCGCGATCTGCATGCGCTCGGTGTGCAGGACGTCGGCGAGAACCGACAGCAGGAGCTGTCGGCGAAGGAGTCGGAGCTCTCGGCCCTCGACCTCCGCTGGCACTTCATCGGGCAGGGGCAGACGAACAAGGCCGCCGCGATCCGTCGCAGCGCCGACGTCGTGCACTCGGTCGACCGCTCCCGCTTCGCGGATGCGCTGCACCGCGCAGCCGACGGTGACGACGTCCTCGACGTCCTCGTGCAGATCAACCTCACCGACGACCCCGGCCGCGGGGGAGTCGCTCCCGTCGAGGCCGCCGCACTGGCGGAGCACGTGCTCACGCTGCCGTCGCTCCGGCTGCGGGGCGTGATGGCGGTGGCTCCACTCGATGAGGAGCCCGCCGCCGCGTTCGCGCGTCTGAGGACCGTGGCCGACGCCGTCCGCGCCGTCGAGCCGTCGGCCTCGTGGATCTCCGCCGGGATGACCGGCGACTTCGTCGAGGCGATCGCCGCCGGCGCGACACACCTGCGGATCGGCTCCGCAATCACCGGACCCCGGCCCGACCGGGGTTAA
- a CDS encoding YggT family protein translates to MQLVSVIASIVHLVLLLYIFVLFARLILDYIPMFNREWRPKGFGLVAAEAVYVVTDPPIRFFRRLIPPLRIGSLSLDFGFTLTLLVVLILMNIVRLFVR, encoded by the coding sequence GTGCAGCTGGTCTCGGTCATCGCCAGCATCGTTCACCTGGTGCTGCTGCTCTACATCTTCGTGCTGTTCGCGCGCCTCATCCTGGACTACATCCCGATGTTCAATCGGGAGTGGCGTCCGAAGGGCTTCGGTCTGGTCGCCGCTGAGGCGGTCTACGTCGTCACCGATCCGCCGATCCGGTTCTTCCGGCGGCTCATCCCGCCGCTGCGGATCGGTTCGCTGTCCCTCGACTTCGGGTTCACGCTGACTCTGCTGGTCGTCCTGATCCTGATGAACATCGTGCGACTCTTCGTGCGCTGA
- a CDS encoding UDP-N-acetylglucosamine--N-acetylmuramyl-(pentapeptide) pyrophosphoryl-undecaprenol N-acetylglucosamine transferase gives MTSYLLAGGGTAGHVNPLLAVADALRERDADASVLVLGTAEGLESRLVPARGYELLVVDKVPFPRRPNRQAAAFPMKFRRAIAQVREHIRRNGVDVVVGFGGYASAPAYVAARREGVPFVVHEANAKPGLANVLGARRAAAVGVAFEGTPLRGSEVVGMPLRQEVIALDRVATRAEAAEYFGLDAERPVLLVFGGSLGAQRLNEALADSWRDILDAGWQLLHVTGERSDLADPGVEGYSLHRYIDRMDLAFALADLIVSRSGSATVSEISALGIPALYVPYSVGNGEQRLNAASAVRAGAAELLDDATFDGDAVRRIVVPLLGDRERIARMAAAAETAGTRTGTENVITLIDRALRAA, from the coding sequence GTGACCTCGTATCTCCTCGCCGGCGGTGGCACCGCCGGTCATGTGAACCCCCTGCTCGCCGTCGCGGATGCCCTCCGCGAACGCGATGCCGACGCCTCCGTCCTCGTGCTCGGCACGGCCGAGGGACTGGAGTCGCGTCTCGTCCCCGCCCGCGGGTACGAGCTGCTCGTCGTCGACAAGGTCCCGTTCCCGCGGCGGCCGAACCGGCAGGCCGCCGCGTTCCCGATGAAGTTCCGTCGGGCCATCGCCCAGGTGCGCGAGCACATCCGCCGGAACGGGGTCGACGTGGTCGTCGGCTTCGGGGGATACGCCTCGGCACCCGCCTACGTGGCAGCCCGTCGCGAGGGGGTCCCGTTCGTGGTGCACGAGGCCAACGCCAAGCCGGGTCTCGCCAACGTGCTCGGCGCCCGCCGAGCCGCCGCCGTGGGCGTGGCCTTCGAGGGCACGCCGCTGCGTGGCAGCGAGGTCGTCGGCATGCCCCTGCGCCAGGAGGTCATCGCGCTCGATCGCGTCGCGACGCGGGCGGAAGCGGCGGAGTACTTCGGACTGGATGCCGAGCGGCCCGTGCTGCTCGTCTTCGGCGGATCGCTCGGCGCGCAGCGTCTCAACGAGGCTCTCGCCGATTCCTGGCGCGACATCCTCGACGCCGGATGGCAGCTCCTGCACGTGACGGGGGAGCGCAGCGACCTCGCGGACCCGGGTGTCGAGGGCTACTCCCTGCACCGCTACATCGATCGCATGGATCTCGCCTTCGCCCTGGCCGACCTGATCGTCTCCCGTTCCGGCTCGGCGACGGTGAGCGAGATCAGCGCGCTCGGCATCCCGGCCCTCTACGTGCCGTACTCGGTCGGCAACGGCGAACAGCGGCTGAACGCGGCGTCGGCCGTGAGGGCGGGCGCGGCGGAACTCCTCGACGACGCGACCTTCGACGGCGACGCCGTGCGCCGCATCGTCGTTCCGCTGCTGGGAGATCGCGAGCGGATCGCGCGGATGGCCGCCGCCGCCGAGACGGCCGGCACCCGCACCGGAACCGAGAACGTGATCACCCTGATCGACCGCGCCCTGCGCGCGGCGTGA
- the lspA gene encoding signal peptidase II translates to MSGRRPLRRSAAGAIVAILAAIVLAADQFVKYLTIENLPLQKPVPVLGEFLQLYYVRNPGAAFSLGSEVTWIFTIALGVVACVIIWKAFGLKSRLWAAVLGLLLGGVLGNLSDRLFREPGFPVGHVVDMISMPWMMPAIFNVADIFIVTGMISVALLVVFGLRFDGTRERDHAVVETDEEAEAAAEAAVVATETDADEVDAEDVSSVDAAHDDDAPSEDAAPASEGR, encoded by the coding sequence TTGTCAGGACGCCGTCCCCTTCGTCGGTCGGCGGCCGGTGCGATCGTTGCGATTCTCGCAGCGATCGTGCTGGCCGCCGATCAGTTTGTGAAGTACCTCACGATCGAGAATCTGCCGTTGCAGAAGCCGGTCCCGGTCCTCGGTGAGTTCCTTCAGCTGTACTACGTCCGCAATCCCGGAGCGGCGTTCTCGCTCGGCTCCGAGGTGACGTGGATCTTCACGATCGCCCTCGGTGTGGTCGCCTGCGTGATCATCTGGAAGGCGTTCGGCCTCAAGTCGCGCCTCTGGGCCGCGGTGCTCGGTCTGCTGCTCGGCGGTGTGCTGGGCAACCTCAGCGATCGCCTCTTCCGCGAGCCCGGATTCCCGGTCGGTCACGTGGTCGACATGATCTCCATGCCGTGGATGATGCCGGCGATCTTCAACGTCGCGGACATCTTCATCGTGACCGGCATGATCTCGGTCGCGCTGCTCGTGGTCTTCGGACTGCGCTTCGACGGCACCCGCGAGCGTGACCACGCCGTCGTCGAGACCGACGAAGAAGCCGAGGCTGCCGCGGAGGCGGCCGTGGTCGCGACGGAGACGGATGCGGATGAGGTGGACGCGGAAGACGTGTCTTCCGTTGACGCCGCTCACGATGACGACGCGCCTTCGGAGGATGCGGCCCCCGCATCGGAGGGTCGCTGA
- the murC gene encoding UDP-N-acetylmuramate--L-alanine ligase produces MIRPDLSLPIPETITSAHFIGIGGSGMSGLAKMFLDAGIRVSGSDRADSDNLRALAAAGATVHVGHDAAYLGDADTVVHTGAIWPENPEFVTAKARGLHVIHRSQALHWLIGSRRLVSVAGAHGKTTSTGMIVTALRELGADPHFVNGGVIEQLGTSSATGSGDLFVVEADESDGTFLLYDTAVALITNVDPDHLDHYGSDEAFHDAFVRFADAATEAVVISSDDAGALRVGAGLSHPHVLTFGQADDADVRVTDIVAAGPVAATVTHGDESARMQLAVPGVHNAINAAGVVTVLRALGYSLVDAVRAVEGFAGTVRRLEQHGVERGVTVYDDYSHHPTEVRAALEAMRSIAGSGRLIAIQQPHTYSRTQHMYQEFADVLEEFADHTVMLDVYGAREDPVPGVTGELVSGAFRDPSHVHYVADWQQAADYTASVARDGDFVVTLGCGNVYQIIPQVLESLRRTDEA; encoded by the coding sequence ATGATCAGACCCGACCTCTCCCTCCCCATCCCCGAGACGATCACCTCCGCGCACTTCATCGGCATCGGCGGCTCCGGGATGAGCGGACTCGCGAAGATGTTCCTCGACGCCGGCATCCGCGTCTCCGGCAGCGACCGCGCCGACAGCGACAACCTGCGCGCGCTGGCCGCGGCGGGGGCGACGGTGCACGTCGGCCACGACGCCGCCTACCTCGGTGATGCCGACACCGTCGTGCACACCGGAGCGATCTGGCCGGAGAACCCCGAGTTCGTCACGGCGAAGGCGCGGGGGCTCCACGTGATCCATCGCTCGCAGGCGCTGCACTGGCTCATCGGTTCCCGTCGTCTGGTGTCGGTCGCCGGCGCCCATGGCAAGACCACCTCGACGGGCATGATCGTCACCGCGCTGCGCGAGCTCGGAGCCGACCCCCACTTCGTCAACGGCGGCGTGATCGAGCAGCTCGGCACGTCCAGCGCCACGGGCTCCGGCGATCTGTTCGTGGTCGAGGCGGACGAGTCCGACGGCACGTTCCTCCTCTACGACACGGCGGTCGCGCTGATCACCAACGTCGACCCGGATCACCTGGACCACTACGGCTCGGACGAGGCCTTCCACGACGCGTTCGTGCGTTTCGCCGACGCCGCGACCGAGGCGGTCGTCATCTCGAGCGACGACGCGGGCGCCCTCCGCGTCGGTGCCGGTCTCTCGCACCCCCACGTGCTCACCTTCGGTCAGGCCGACGATGCCGACGTGCGGGTCACCGACATCGTCGCCGCCGGCCCGGTCGCCGCGACCGTCACCCACGGCGACGAGAGCGCGCGGATGCAGCTCGCCGTCCCCGGTGTGCACAACGCCATCAACGCGGCGGGTGTCGTCACGGTGCTGCGCGCGCTGGGCTACTCGCTCGTCGACGCCGTGCGCGCGGTCGAGGGTTTCGCTGGGACCGTCCGCCGCCTGGAGCAGCACGGTGTCGAGCGCGGTGTCACGGTGTACGACGACTACTCGCACCACCCGACCGAGGTGCGGGCGGCGCTCGAGGCCATGCGCAGCATCGCCGGATCGGGGCGTCTCATCGCGATCCAGCAGCCGCACACCTACTCCCGCACGCAGCACATGTATCAGGAGTTCGCCGACGTGCTCGAGGAGTTCGCGGATCACACCGTGATGCTCGACGTCTACGGTGCGCGTGAAGACCCGGTCCCCGGTGTCACGGGCGAGCTGGTCAGCGGCGCGTTCCGCGATCCCTCGCACGTGCACTACGTCGCGGACTGGCAGCAGGCCGCCGACTACACGGCCTCGGTCGCCCGCGACGGCGACTTCGTCGTCACGCTCGGCTGCGGCAACGTGTACCAGATCATCCCGCAGGTCCTGGAGTCGCTGCGCCGGACCGACGAGGCGTAG
- a CDS encoding cell division protein SepF, with product MGNPLKKTMVYLGLADEEEVYEEETQAPVRAHRERDREREEPAPAPVTPLRRPVAVRQPSAGAVNEILTVHPKQYRDAQLIAESFREGIPVIINLSQMSDADARRLIDFASGLSLGLYGRIERVTSKVFLLSPENIAVSGHGGIAHADAESAGFDQS from the coding sequence ATGGGTAACCCGCTGAAGAAGACCATGGTGTATCTCGGCCTCGCCGACGAGGAAGAGGTCTACGAGGAGGAGACGCAGGCTCCGGTCCGCGCCCACCGCGAGCGCGACCGTGAGCGCGAGGAGCCGGCTCCGGCTCCCGTCACGCCTCTCCGCCGCCCCGTCGCCGTCCGCCAGCCGTCTGCAGGAGCCGTGAACGAGATCCTCACCGTCCACCCGAAGCAGTACCGCGACGCGCAGCTGATCGCGGAGAGCTTCCGCGAGGGCATCCCGGTCATCATCAACCTCTCCCAGATGAGCGACGCCGACGCGCGCCGTCTCATCGACTTCGCGAGCGGACTCTCCCTCGGCCTCTACGGCCGTATCGAGCGGGTGACCTCCAAGGTGTTCCTGCTCTCTCCGGAGAACATCGCCGTCTCGGGGCACGGGGGCATCGCACACGCAGACGCCGAGTCTGCGGGCTTCGACCAGTCGTAA
- the ftsZ gene encoding cell division protein FtsZ — protein sequence MSQNQNYLAVIKVVGVGGGGVNAVNRMIDLGLRGVEFIAVNTDAQALLMSDADVKLDVGRELTRGLGAGADPEVGRRAAEDHAEEIEQALTGADMVFVTAGEGGGTGTGGAPVVARIAKSIGALTIGVVTKPFSFEGRRRQSQAEAGVAKLKEEVDTLIVVPNDRLLEISDRGISMIEAFATADQVLLAGVQGITDLITTPGLINLDFADVKSVMQGAGSALMGIGSARGADRAIKAAELAVESPLLEASIEGAHGVLLSIQGGSNLGIFEIHDAADLVKEAAHPEANIIFGTVIDDTLGDEVRVTVIAAGFDGGEPSLRLDPMVVSRPSAATLPEVALPDETESKTESVQAEPVQQRVPTTSIEPAFADDDIDIPEFLK from the coding sequence ATGAGCCAGAACCAGAACTACCTCGCCGTGATCAAGGTCGTCGGCGTCGGCGGTGGCGGCGTCAACGCCGTCAACCGCATGATCGATCTCGGTCTCCGCGGAGTCGAGTTCATCGCCGTCAACACCGACGCGCAGGCGCTGCTGATGAGCGACGCCGACGTCAAGCTCGACGTGGGCCGTGAGCTCACGCGCGGCCTCGGTGCCGGTGCCGACCCCGAGGTGGGTCGCCGCGCCGCGGAGGACCACGCCGAGGAGATCGAGCAGGCCCTGACCGGTGCCGACATGGTCTTCGTGACGGCCGGCGAGGGCGGTGGAACCGGTACCGGTGGCGCTCCCGTCGTCGCCCGCATCGCCAAGTCCATCGGCGCCCTCACGATCGGCGTCGTCACCAAGCCGTTCTCCTTCGAGGGTCGTCGCCGCCAGAGCCAGGCCGAGGCGGGCGTCGCCAAGCTGAAGGAAGAGGTCGACACCCTCATCGTGGTGCCGAACGACCGTCTCCTCGAGATCAGCGACCGCGGCATCTCGATGATCGAGGCCTTCGCGACCGCCGACCAGGTCCTCCTCGCCGGTGTCCAGGGCATCACGGACCTCATCACGACCCCGGGTCTCATCAACCTCGACTTCGCCGACGTGAAGTCGGTCATGCAGGGCGCGGGTTCCGCGCTCATGGGCATCGGCTCCGCCCGGGGCGCCGACCGTGCCATCAAGGCCGCGGAGCTGGCCGTCGAGTCGCCGCTCCTCGAAGCATCCATCGAGGGTGCGCACGGTGTGCTGCTCTCGATCCAGGGTGGATCGAACCTCGGCATCTTCGAGATCCACGACGCGGCCGACCTCGTCAAGGAGGCGGCGCACCCCGAGGCCAACATCATCTTCGGTACGGTCATCGACGACACCCTCGGCGACGAGGTGCGCGTGACCGTGATCGCGGCAGGCTTCGATGGCGGAGAGCCCTCGCTGCGACTGGACCCCATGGTCGTGTCGCGGCCGTCGGCGGCGACGCTTCCCGAGGTCGCGCTGCCCGACGAGACGGAGTCGAAGACCGAGTCGGTGCAGGCCGAGCCCGTGCAGCAGCGCGTTCCGACCACCAGCATCGAGCCGGCCTTCGCGGACGACGACATCGACATCCCCGAATTCCTGAAGTGA
- a CDS encoding RNA polymerase sigma factor, with protein sequence MSTDSEIIQRSLDEPGVFSEIFERHVRPVGGYIRRRVGADAVDDVLSETFLVAFRRRASFDLETESARPWLLGIATRVVKSHRAAEARQWRAFEASASAEEVAGEAPQVASDSRLDADAAIRALAPRIAALAARDRDTLLLHAWGDLTYEQIATALGVPVGTVRSRLNRVRRKLAPPGSHGAARLTWMAKEESDAAYGTSS encoded by the coding sequence GTGAGCACGGACAGCGAGATCATCCAGCGGTCGCTCGACGAGCCCGGAGTCTTCTCCGAGATCTTCGAGCGGCACGTCCGACCCGTCGGCGGCTACATCCGGCGACGTGTCGGCGCGGACGCCGTCGACGACGTCCTGAGCGAGACGTTCCTCGTCGCCTTCCGGCGGCGCGCGTCCTTCGACCTCGAGACGGAGTCGGCGCGGCCCTGGCTGCTCGGCATCGCGACCAGGGTGGTGAAGAGCCATCGAGCCGCGGAAGCGCGACAGTGGCGGGCGTTCGAGGCCTCGGCATCGGCGGAGGAGGTCGCGGGAGAGGCTCCTCAGGTCGCTTCCGATTCGCGACTCGACGCCGACGCCGCCATACGGGCTCTGGCTCCGCGGATCGCGGCCCTCGCGGCGAGAGATCGGGACACGCTGCTGCTGCATGCATGGGGTGATCTCACGTACGAGCAGATCGCCACCGCGCTGGGTGTGCCGGTCGGAACCGTTCGATCCCGGCTGAATCGCGTTCGTCGCAAGCTCGCACCGCCCGGCTCGCACGGAGCGGCCCGACTGACATGGATGGCGAAGGAGGAGAGCGATGCAGCTTATGGAACAAGTTCGTGA